CGCACCAGATCGTGACGGTGCGGTGTCCCGGCGTCAGGAAGGGCAGCGGACGGAGCCTTCAGACGGTGGAGGGCGTGCTGTACTACCACGGCTGCGGCGGCGTATATGCCTTTGACGGCAGTATGCCCCAGCGGGTATCCCAAGCGCTGGGGGAGGATGAGTATCACGGCGCTGTGGCCGGAGGCGCAGACGGGAAGTACTATCTCTCGGTGCTGGACGCCGAAAATCAGCCGCAGCTGTTGGTATACGATGTGCGGCAGGGGTTGTGGCACCGGGAGGACGACCTGCGGGCGGTGGGCTTCGCCGTCAGCGGCGGCGTGCTGTACGCCATGACCGGGGCGGGGGACATTCTCGCCTTAAAGGGCGGCGGCACAGTGCAGGAAGAGCCTGTTGTATGGTGGGCGGAGACCGGCGATCTGGGACTGGATTCCGGCGAGGGAAAGTACCTGGTGCGTCTGTCTCTGCGGCTGCGGCCGGAGGAGGGCGGCGCTGTCCGGGTAGCGGTGAGCTATGACGAGGGGGAGACGTGGCAGGAGCAGGGCGGCGTCACCGGCAGCGGGCGGCTGCGGGACTGCGTGCTCCATGTGCGGCCCCGGAGGTGCCGGAGACTGCGGCTGCGGCTCTATGGCGTGGGCGGCTGCCGGGTATACAGCCTGACGGCGGTGTATGAGAAGGGAAGTGACGGCCCGTGAGCACACTGATGATGCCGCCCAGCCCTCAGGGGACGGTGCAGGAGCAGCTGGTGCGGCAGTATTCGTACCTGTTTCAGATGGCCCAGCAGCTGAATGTGGCGCTGGGACAGCTGGAGAGCGGCGGGACTGCCGCACCCTCCGGCGGCACTGCGGCCCCGGCGGCGCGGGAGCAGCAGTATCAGACTCTGAAGAGTATGATCGTCAAGACGGCGGACACGGTGCAGAGGCGTATGGATCAGCTTTCGGCCAAGCTGACGGGAGAGTATGTGGCGGCGTCGGAGTTCGGTACCTATGTGGAGCGGCTCAATGCGTATCTGGAGGCGAATCCGGAGGCGCTGACCCAGTATTACAGCTTTTTTGCCGACCTGCAGGCCAGCACGGAGACGGTGTCCGCCGCCTTTGAGCAGTACCGGGTGGAGACAGAAGGATACATCCGGACGGGCATCGTGTGCTACGACGGGGCGGTGCCGCAGTATGGCGTGGCGGTGGGGCAGAACCTCACCTGCCGGGAGGTGGACGGAGAGACGGTGGTGGAGCAGAACGACTTCCGGGCCACCTTCACTGCCAGCAAGCTGTCCTTCTGGCAGGATGCCAGCGAGGTGGCATATGTGTCCAACAACCGGCTGTATATCACCAACATCACGGTGCTGGAGGGTATGAGCATCGGGGAGTGGGAGATCTCGTCAGAGAACGGACTGGTGATCCGGTGGATGGGAGGTTGAGGAAATGGCCAGTATTTACGGAGGGGCCTCCGGCAACGGCTGGAAGCTGAGGCTGGACTATACGGTGACGCAGGATCGGGCGGCCAACACATCCAGTCTGAGGCTGCGGCTGTATCTGTACGCCAACACCACGGGGTCATACAATCTGGAGAAGGACTCGGCGTACTACGTTTTGCAGGGACAGAAGGTCTATCAGACGTATCAGTACACGGCGCCGGGATGGTATCTGTTGGGAGAACGGACGGTGACGGTGCGCCATGGGGCGGACGGAAACGGCTCGGTGCAGCTGGGCGGTCAGTGGGTGTCGGATGTGGAATCCAGCTGGACCCCGGCCAGCCTGTCGGTGTCGGCGGCGGTAGCGCTGCCCCGTATCCTGCGGCCCTCGGTGCTGCGGGCGGCGGAACTGACGCTGGGGCAGGCGTGTGTGCTGTCCATTCGTGCAGAGGAGGAGCGGTACACCCATCGGGTGACGTATGCGCTGGGGAGCGCCAGCGGCACGGTGGTGCAGGAGACGGCGCAGCGGGAGCTGACGTGGACTCCGCCGCTGGAGCTGGCCCGGCAGCTGCCTCAGTCTGTGGCGGGGACCATGCGTTTGACGGTGACCACCTATGACGGCGACACCACCATGGGAAGCAGCGTCACGGAGTGCAGGGTCTATGTGCCGGATACGGTGCGGCCCACGGCGGCGCTGACGGTAACGCCGGTGAACGACAATGCCGTGCTGGAGCAGTGGGGCGTGTTTGTCAAGGGAATGACCCGGCTGAGGTGGCAGGTGACGGCGCAGGGAGCCTATGGGGCCTCCATCGACGGGTGCAGCGTCAGCTGCGGCGGTGTAGGCGGCAGCGGTCTGAACGGTGTGTCTGCTGGGGCGGTGTCGGTGAGCGGCGAGGTGACGGCTGCGGCCGCAGTGAAGGACAGTCGGGGGCGCAGCGTCTCTGTAGAAGCAGAGGCGGTGACAATATACGATTACAGCGGCCCCACCATGACCCGGCCGGCGGTATGCCGGTGCGATGCCGACGGCACGGCGTGCAGCGACGGCGGCTATGTGAAGGTGAAGTGTGGGACGCAGTGCTCCGACGTGGGCGGACGGAATCAGGTGAGCCTGCGGGTGCGCTCCCGGCGTCCCGGCGGGGAGTTCGGCGGCTATACGGCGCTGGAGAGCGGCGTGGAGAAGGTGCTGCCGGGATTTTCTCCGCTGCTGTCGTATGAACTGGAGCTCTCGGCGGAGGACTTGCCGGGGAGCCGGAGAACGGTGGTGTGCGCCATTCCCACGGCGGCGGCTGCGGTGCATCTGGCCTCCGGCGGCACGGCGGTAGGCGTGGGGAAGTATGCCGAGCACGACCGGGCGGTGGAGGTGAACCCGGAGTGGGAGGTCTATGTGAAGGGTAAGGCCCTGTGGGAACTGATCTATCCTGTGGGGAGCCTGTATCTGTCGGCGGCGGATACCGATCCGGGGGTGCTGTTTGGCGGAACGTGGGAGCGCATCCGGGACAGGTTCCTGCTGGCGGCAGGCACTGCGTATGGTGCAGGGACCACCGGCGGTGAGGCGGTCCACACGCTGACGGAGAATGAACTGCCCGCCCATGCCCACAACCCGGCCAACGAGGCGGGGTACTACGGCTTTATCACCAACAGCCAGAAGGTCTTTGCCGTGGGGGATATGGGCGTGCAGAGTGGCAGCGGCCGGTACTATCCCTATGCCCCGGCGGCCTTTGATATCAGCCGCAATACCAAAACGGGCAGCGTGGGCGGCGGGAAGGCCCACAACAATATGCCGCCGTATCTGGCGGTGTACGTCTGGCAACGGACGGCATGAAAAGGAGGAAGAAAGATGGCATCCAATTATCCTACCGTCTACTACGGCTCCTACGGAGAGACGGTGAAGCAGCTGCAGCAGGCATTGAACCAGGTGGGCTATTCGCTGGACGTGGACGGCGGCTTTGGGGAAAAGACCCGTGCGGCGGTGCTGGACTATCAGCGCAAGAATGGTCTGCGGGTGGACGGCGTGGCGGGCAGCGAGACCATGGGGAGCCTGTTGGCACGGCTGACCCCGGCTACCTCAGGCCCCAGCACCAGCGGTCAGGTGCTCTCCGGCGTGTCGGATGAGACTATGAGCCGGATGCGGCAGCTGGAGAAGGGATATACCCCATCCGATGAGGTGACGGCGGCCCGTGCTCTGTGGGAGAGCCTGCAGGGGCAGAAGCCGGGGGAATATGAGTCCCGGTTCCAGCAGCAGCTGGCGGCGCTGTACGACCAGATCAGCTCCCGCAAGCCCTATGCCTACGACCCGGAGCAGGACGCCGACTATCAGCGCTATGCACGGCTCTATCAGAGGCAGGGGCAGGCGGCCATGGAGGATACCATGGGGCAGGCGGCGGCGCTGTCCGGCGGGTATGGTTCCAGCTATGCCCAGCAGACGGGGCAGCAGGCATACAGCCAGTATCTGTCGGAGCTGTCGGCCCTGATCCCGGAGCTGGAGAAGCAGGCTCGCAGCCGCTATGAGCAGCAGGGACAGGCCCTGATGGACCGGTACGGCCTGCTGCAGCAGGCGGAGCAGGTGGATTACAGCCGCTGGCAGGATCAGCTGAAGGCGTGGCAGTCCGACAGCGACCGGGCGTATGAGTACTATAACAGCGTGGGGAAGGAGGACCGGGATCTGTACAGCACCATGCTGAAGTACTATGCCGGCAAGGCGGCGGACGAACAGAAGGCCGCTGATGGGGTGCGGTACGGCAGCGGCCGGACGGTGGAGGGGGAGAAGCCCCAGTCCCTCAGCTCCACTGCCAGCGACAGTCTGGAGCGGGCCATGGGTAACTATCTCAAGGCCGGGGATACCCGCAGCGCACAGAACCTTATTACCCTGTACAAGGAGCGGATGACGCCCACCCAGAAGAAGCGCTTTTCGGCGCTGTTTGACAAGTACGGCGCAGCCATCGGCTGGTAAGGACTTGCCAAAGGGCGGCGGGGCGGGTACAATAGAGCCTGACTTGTAAGGGGAGGGCGCTGAGGAATGGCGGGATACTACTACGGACAGCTGAGCAAGGAGAAAAAGGCGGTCTATGATATGCTGGCGGCGGGGTGCGATGCGCTGGCGGCGGTGATCCGGGTGCCGGATCTGGGGACGGAGGTGCTGTCGGACATCTATCTGCGGATGAAGCTGGATCTGCCGCTGCTGTTTTTTGTGACGGGATTTCACTACCGAAAGATGCCGGGGGCGGATCATGTGGAGGTGCTGCCGGACTATCTGTTCGACCGGGGAAAGGTGAAGATGCACCGGCAGGCGGTGACGGCCCGGCTGGAGCGGCTGGCCCGGCCCCTGAAGGGAAAGAGTGACCGGGAGAAGGAGCTGGCCATCCACGATTTCATTCTGGAGAACGTCACCTATGACAAGCTGAAAAAGTCCTATTCTCACGAAATCATCGGGCCGCTGACCCAAGGGGTGGGGGTGTGTGAGGGCATCGCCAAGACGGTGAAGGCCCTGTGCGACGCTGTGGGGCTTCCCTGTATCGTGGCGCTCAGCGAGGCGGCACCGGAGATCGGCGTGCGATACCGGCACACATGGAACGTGGTGACGGTGGAGGGGCAGCGGTATCATATGGACGCCACCTTTGATAACTCCCTCCAGCGGGGGATGAAGCGGTACGACTACTTCAATCTGGACGACCGGCATATCTTCCGGGACCATCAGAAGCTGGTGCTGCCGCTGCCGGAGTGCAGCGGAGACAAGGGGTACTTCTACCGGTCGCTGTCCTTCACCAAGACGGAGGATGTGGAGAAGCGGGTGCGGCAGGCCCTGCGGAAGAAGCAGGAGCACTTCGTGTTCCACTGGCGTGGCGGCGGGCTGAATCAGGAGATCCTGAGGCAGCTGCTGGAGAAGTGCGCCGGTGCGGCGGCAGAGCGGGGCAAGACCGTGGGCTGCTCCCTGAACCGGGCGCAGGCGGTGATCCAGCTGGATTTCTCCGACGCCCCGGCGGGAGAGGTGCTGGTGGAGGAGCCGGACGAGGGACAGAAGCTGTGAATGGGTAAGGATTTCAGGCTCTTGAAGGGGTGAGAGGTGCAAAACCGGGGGTTTTGCGCCTCTTTTTGTTGCACTCAACCGTTGGTTGAATTATAATATCCGTAATTCAACTACGCCGTTATTGCCATTTTAGACGGTTTTTTATATGCTGAGAGCACAAAATGAAAGGAGCGAACACACGATGAGTGAGAATTTGTTGGCAGGCCGCATCGCACAGCTGCGGAAAGAGGCGGGCATGACCCAGGAACAGCTGGGCAATGCCCTGGGACTGACGTATCAGTCGGTGAGCAAGTGGGAGAATGGGGGTTCACTTAGATAAAGATACCACATCAATCCCACGCTGACTTTTGCTCAACCGATACAGCCGGAGGGCTGGATAACAAGAAAAGGCGGTATGCGCCCCGTGGAGGGGTAGCGTACCGCCTTTTCTTGTGGGGGTTTCCAAAGGGGGCAACGCCCCCATTTGGCACACGACTTTGCAAAGCAAAGTGTAGTGTGTTATACGCTCTGTCGGCGTTGCCGTGAAAATGCCGTTGCCGCCGGGGAGGGCAAGGGCATTTGAAGCGGCAGGAAAACAGGGCTGTGCTTGCGTGGCGTAGAGCCGTAAGCACAGGTCTGGTTTCAACAGCAGACTGGGCGTATATGAAAGCCCCCGTCCCTCGTCCTACGCTCCGACTTGTGGACAAAGTGTCCCGAAGTTGTGGCCACACTCCCGGAAAAGTAGCAGGACAGCGGGCAACCGTCAAGGCTGAAATGAACGGGTTTACACCCGGCCTTGACCGCCACCCGCCGTCCCGCTGGATGGGTGGACAAGGCGGCCAATCCCTCAAAGTGCTTGGCCGCGCTCTTTCTGATTTTGAGGTATTCAGTTTTTCAAAATTGAATAATCAAAATAAATTTTTTTGATTGAAAAAATTTATTTGTTATCATCTTCAATGACATATTTTTTCTTTTGCCGAATCACATAATTACTGATTTTTTCATCATATAGTGGATACTGGTAATCCAACTGGCATGCCACTTCTGACGAAACCTCCCGGAACAATGCCATACATTGTTCAAAGGATTCCCACATATGGGGATAGGAATCCATATTATAAGTGGACATAAGTCGTTCCCACAATTCCTCTGGGACATATTGCTTCATAAATTTATAGTTTTTTCCCAAACTGAAATGAAATCCCTGTTTGATACCAATCAGCCAGGAAATCATGCGAAGCAATTCTTTTCGTACTATATCATTCATATGGTCAATAGCAAAAAGAATTTCTTTGCGGCATAAGCCCTTTACTACATATGTTGTAGTATTCCAAAATTCATTACAGCAATCGTCAAACATTCTTTGAGTAGGCTTCTGCAAGTGGTAGTCTATATCCGTTGGTATTGGCGGCTTTACGATACGGTTGTCTTTATCCAACAGTAACTTTACCAGTTTATCCCATGTAAAATACTCGTCTATCAGTTCCAGCGGCAGCAAAGTTAAATCTATCTTAACATCATCAGTAAACAGCATTAAATATGAAAATCCCTTTTCTACAGCTGGAAATAATTCCATATCTTCCGGCTTTTGCAGAATCAACCTTTCACCAAATATATCTAGCCATTTATCATCACTTGTGAAGCTGTCCATATCCGTAACAAAAAAAGTAATATCAAAATCCTGAAAATCATCAGGCGGAATATTTGTATTTGTTCTAGATCCTTCCAAAGTAACCATGCGAATGCGTTTGTCTGTTTTTGCAAAATTCAAAACAATATCATAAACTTCCTTTTCTGATCTCATTTTTATCTCCTCCAATTATTGAAATAGGTGTGAAGCCATTTTAGGGCTTTCCCGCCTTGATTGCCCATCAGCAAGGACGGGCGGGGCTGTCAACGGCGGCGCATTTATGCGCCGTTCATCTTGACCGTTGACTGGCTCGGTTGGCTTTGCTATCTCCCCGATAAAAATTAATTAGTCGGGCTACTTCGGCAATTCGCTTTCTTCAACTGGAACTGCTTCAAGGTCAATATTAGACCAATAAGAGCCAATATCTGAACTTGTAAAATATTCAAAATTGCCCGTGGAGGATTTCAGCTTTCCGTTCTTGACTCCATTACAGACATAAATCAGTTCGTAGTTTGTTCCATCTGAAAGGTTAAATCGAAAGCTGGTCACATCTGCCCCTGTGGTTTCCTCAACTTGTTTGTCTTTCAACGATAAGTCCTCAAACATATCATACAAGCCCGTTATATCACTTTCTGCAACGACTACTTTCTTTTCCGCTGATACAGGTACTCCCGCATAGTGGTACATTTCAATATTCTCAACATCTCCAACCTCAAAGGGAAAGTCGATATTAACCGTTTCTCCGTTACAGCCGACCAGCCCCATTATTAAAATCAGCAAGGCTATCAAACCTATCGCTTTTTTCATATCATCGCACTCCTTTGTCAAGTAGGATTTTGTCGCTCCCTTACTTTCTACCCCGTTGTGGCTTTGGATTTTTCAGTAAATCCGATTTCTGTGCAATCTTTTTCAACCACTTCTTTTCTTCCTCTGACAGTTTCCCATAGTTCAGCTTGAGCCGCTTACAGATAAATGCCATAGCCGCCTGTTCCGGGTCGCTGTCGGGACTGGCAGTTTCCTCGGCGGTCTGTAAGAAATCTTCCAGTGGGTTGTCCTCCGGAACGCTGAAAAAATCGTCCTTATGGGCTTCCCGCAGGTCGAGGGCTATCTTGTTTATGTCCTGCTGTATCACATAGCGGCAAAAGCTGTCGTCGTCAATATGGGCGGCGATAAGCTGTCTTAACTGCGGGTCGGTCAATCCGGGATTGTGTTGTTTCATAATCGTTGCACTCACAGCGTCCACAATGGCGTTTGCGCTCTGCACCTGCTTTCCCGCTACGCCGTTCACATAGA
The genomic region above belongs to Vescimonas coprocola and contains:
- a CDS encoding peptidoglycan-binding domain-containing protein, whose protein sequence is MASNYPTVYYGSYGETVKQLQQALNQVGYSLDVDGGFGEKTRAAVLDYQRKNGLRVDGVAGSETMGSLLARLTPATSGPSTSGQVLSGVSDETMSRMRQLEKGYTPSDEVTAARALWESLQGQKPGEYESRFQQQLAALYDQISSRKPYAYDPEQDADYQRYARLYQRQGQAAMEDTMGQAAALSGGYGSSYAQQTGQQAYSQYLSELSALIPELEKQARSRYEQQGQALMDRYGLLQQAEQVDYSRWQDQLKAWQSDSDRAYEYYNSVGKEDRDLYSTMLKYYAGKAADEQKAADGVRYGSGRTVEGEKPQSLSSTASDSLERAMGNYLKAGDTRSAQNLITLYKERMTPTQKKRFSALFDKYGAAIGW
- a CDS encoding helix-turn-helix domain-containing protein, with the translated sequence MELSIQERLKDLRVERGLTLEQLAEQTHLSKSALGSYEGDKFKDISHYALIELAKFYEVTVDYLLGRSQTKNHPNADLADLCLSDDMIELLKSGLVDNSLLCELATHPEFPRLMADLEIYVNGVAGKQVQSANAIVDAVSATIMKQHNPGLTDPQLRQLIAAHIDDDSFCRYVIQQDINKIALDLREAHKDDFFSVPEDNPLEDFLQTAEETASPDSDPEQAAMAFICKRLKLNYGKLSEEEKKWLKKIAQKSDLLKNPKPQRGRK
- the ant(6) gene encoding aminoglycoside 6-adenylyltransferase — translated: MRSEKEVYDIVLNFAKTDKRIRMVTLEGSRTNTNIPPDDFQDFDITFFVTDMDSFTSDDKWLDIFGERLILQKPEDMELFPAVEKGFSYLMLFTDDVKIDLTLLPLELIDEYFTWDKLVKLLLDKDNRIVKPPIPTDIDYHLQKPTQRMFDDCCNEFWNTTTYVVKGLCRKEILFAIDHMNDIVRKELLRMISWLIGIKQGFHFSLGKNYKFMKQYVPEELWERLMSTYNMDSYPHMWESFEQCMALFREVSSEVACQLDYQYPLYDEKISNYVIRQKKKYVIEDDNK
- a CDS encoding DUF859 family phage minor structural protein, which gives rise to MASIYGGASGNGWKLRLDYTVTQDRAANTSSLRLRLYLYANTTGSYNLEKDSAYYVLQGQKVYQTYQYTAPGWYLLGERTVTVRHGADGNGSVQLGGQWVSDVESSWTPASLSVSAAVALPRILRPSVLRAAELTLGQACVLSIRAEEERYTHRVTYALGSASGTVVQETAQRELTWTPPLELARQLPQSVAGTMRLTVTTYDGDTTMGSSVTECRVYVPDTVRPTAALTVTPVNDNAVLEQWGVFVKGMTRLRWQVTAQGAYGASIDGCSVSCGGVGGSGLNGVSAGAVSVSGEVTAAAAVKDSRGRSVSVEAEAVTIYDYSGPTMTRPAVCRCDADGTACSDGGYVKVKCGTQCSDVGGRNQVSLRVRSRRPGGEFGGYTALESGVEKVLPGFSPLLSYELELSAEDLPGSRRTVVCAIPTAAAAVHLASGGTAVGVGKYAEHDRAVEVNPEWEVYVKGKALWELIYPVGSLYLSAADTDPGVLFGGTWERIRDRFLLAAGTAYGAGTTGGEAVHTLTENELPAHAHNPANEAGYYGFITNSQKVFAVGDMGVQSGSGRYYPYAPAAFDISRNTKTGSVGGGKAHNNMPPYLAVYVWQRTA
- a CDS encoding transglutaminase domain-containing protein, translated to MAGYYYGQLSKEKKAVYDMLAAGCDALAAVIRVPDLGTEVLSDIYLRMKLDLPLLFFVTGFHYRKMPGADHVEVLPDYLFDRGKVKMHRQAVTARLERLARPLKGKSDREKELAIHDFILENVTYDKLKKSYSHEIIGPLTQGVGVCEGIAKTVKALCDAVGLPCIVALSEAAPEIGVRYRHTWNVVTVEGQRYHMDATFDNSLQRGMKRYDYFNLDDRHIFRDHQKLVLPLPECSGDKGYFYRSLSFTKTEDVEKRVRQALRKKQEHFVFHWRGGGLNQEILRQLLEKCAGAAAERGKTVGCSLNRAQAVIQLDFSDAPAGEVLVEEPDEGQKL
- a CDS encoding helix-turn-helix transcriptional regulator, whose product is MSENLLAGRIAQLRKEAGMTQEQLGNALGLTYQSVSKWENGGSLR